A segment of the Symmachiella macrocystis genome:
AGAAAGGGCACTTCGACCTGAAAGGCTTCCTCGGATTACAACTGCGATCCGGCAAGCCCATGACCGTGCAATTTAAGGACATCTACCTCAAACAGCTTTGAGCGTTACAGCTGCGTCCCCAATGCGAAGTCAATTGTTGCCCGCGCACATCCAATATCAAACTTTGACGAGAGTTATCGAACCCCCAAAACCATTTAATGGCTGGTGCCCTCACTCTGTCCATTCGCGGTCTATTGTGTTTTGGGGATTTCACTTTTGGGGCTTCATCGAACTATCCGATCGAAGATGTTTCAAACTCGGCGACAATTTCTCTTAGAACTGCGACGATCCTGTCAGCCAATTCGATTTCAGTGATTTCTAGGTCAATAAATTCATCCATGCCAGCATAATACTTCCGAATCGCTTCACTTTGGTCTGCTTTCTTTCGGCCCTCAAATATATTTTCCGACATTGGGCGTTTTCCCAAGCTCGACAACACTTGGTTATGAACTCTCGTGTTGCGGGATGCCTCGATCGCACGATCAAGTGAACGCTTCAATGAGAGTAAATCCACTCGACCAATTTCACGAGCTAATAGGTCGATCGATTGCAACCGTTTGCCTGCACTCATGATGTCGAGTTTGTCCATCGCATAATCCAGAGCCGTATCCCCATCGTTATCTTTGTAAGTTGCGTCGGCTCCATATTTGAGTAAACTTCGCACGATTTCAGAATTCTTCGCACCAAGCATGAGTGCCGTGCAACCGTGGGGGCCGCGCAGACTGATATCCGCGCCGGCATTGATCCAGAATGGAACAGTTTTTTCCATGCCTCCGGCGCAAGCCTGCATAATTCCCGTCATCAAATCGGCCCGTTTCGCATTCACATCGGCACCGGCGAAAATCAGTTTTTCAAATTGTTCGCGATTGAAAGGCGGAGATGCCGCCATCATTAAAGCAGTTTGTCCGGTTTCGTCACTGGTCGAAAGGTCGAATCCAGCTGCCACTAATTCAGATAGCTCTGTCGCGGACAATCGTCTGAGTTGGTTCGCAGTGTAGTCGCGCTTCTCTTTCACAAATTCGGTTTCTTCGCCGTGTATCGTTGCATCGGCCAACTGATTCATAGCCTCATTGAACTTCGCCATCTGTTGCTCGTACGTTTCGATGGGGCGATCATCCGGCACCTGCTCTTGTTCGCGTTTCTCGAACTCGGCACGAATTTCATTTTCAGTATCGAAAATGCGACTCGATGATTGAAGCCTTTCTTTGAACATCCAACCGTCAGGCAGAATTGCTGCTAACGCAATACTGATTTCAGGGTTGAAGTTGTCAGAACCATCTTCCCCTTCGATTGTCCATGGCAGAAGATGCGCGCGATTAGATGTCGTTCTTATGCGCCGGAGGTCATGGTCGTTATTGTGCAGCTCGATCAGCATCGTCGGCGAGTCGTTTGTTCTGCGACTACCAAAATGATAATCAAGCTCGGCCGTTGTTCTACCAAACCGAATTGGGTCAGGTTCGGTCGCGATGTCATCAATCGCGTTCAAGAAGCGAGTAATCTGCCCCTGCGTCACAGTACTTAGCGCAAGCGTGACTTCATCATGCGAGGTCCAATCACCATCCGCCTCCTGCCGCAAGACAAGCCGGCCTGACGTCTGCGGTGACGCAAACCCTGTCCACAAGGCATTAATCTCGATCCGAGTCGGTAATGAAGTAGAGCATGGCATGACTGCATTGTAGAATGGTAGAAATTCAATTGCCAAGAGATCAGCGTCTTCCTAGATCCCGCCCCATTGGACGCCAACGGCCGTTGCCGGTAAGTTATGCTGAAGATATTCCCCGAACTCGCCATCCATCGCGCCGCTACTGAACCATGTCCGATGATCCTCTGCAAACACCGGTGCAATTCCTGAAAGGAGTGGGGCCGGCGCGCGCGGAGTTGTTGGAAAAGCTGGACGTTCGGACGGCTGAGGATGTGTTGTTTGATCTGCCGCGGGATTATCTCGACCTGACCGTCGTTAAGCCGGTGGCGGAGTTGGAAGAGGGGCAGGTGCAGACGGTCCGCGGTCGCGTGGTGGATCTCGACGGCAAGAAAATCTCCGGCAATCGCACACTCTCGGCGGTGTTGCTGGATTGCGACGGGGATTTCGTCCGCGGCGTGTGGTTCAACCAGCATTGGGTGCTCAAGCGATTTCAACCCAACGATCTGGTGCTGTTTTCCGCCAAGGTCAAACGCGCGTCGGGGCGTTGGGAAATGTCGCACCCCATGATTCAATGGCTCGACGAAGAGGATGCGGAGGCCGGGGGCGGGGTGTTGCCGATTTATCGGCTCACCGAAGGGTTGAACATGCAGGCCATGCGGCGGATCACACGCCAGACCTTGGAATCGCATGCGGAGTTTGTGCCGGAAGAATTGCCGGAGAAATTTCGCCAATACACGGACTTGATGCCGATCACTGCAGCGCTGCACGGCGTCCATTTTCCACAGACGATCGAACAGCGCGATGCAGCACGGCGGCGGTTGGTGTTTCAGGATTTGTTAGAGTTTCAATTGGGACTGGCGCTGCGCCGCCGATTGCGAACCCAACAGCCGATCTCAGCCAAAATGCCCACCACGTCGAAAATCGATGCGCGGATTCGGCGGTTGTTTCCCTTTGAATTCACCGCCGGACAAAACTCGGCGGTTGCCGATATCGTGCAGGATCTCGATTCGGGACACGCCATGCACCGCTTATTGCAAGCCGACGTCGGTGCGGGGAAAACCGCTGTAGCGATTTATGCAACGTTGGTCGCTATCGCCGCCGGCTATCAAGCGGTGTTAATGGCGCCGACAGAATTGCTGGCGACGCAACACTGGGGGACCGTCGAAGCTATTTTAGCGCATAGTCGCGTGAACCGCTTGCTACTAACTGGCAGCTTAACTGCCGGCGAACGGCGGCAGGCATTGGCCGACATTTCTTCCGGTGCGGTGCAATTGATCGTCGGCACGCAAGCGGTGATTCAGAAAGATGTGAACTTCGACAATCTGGGGCTGGTGGTCATCGACGAGCAACACAAATTCGGCGTGATGCAGCGGGCGCATTTTTCCAGCGGCGATCGGGTGCCCCATGTCTTGGTGATGACGGCCACCCCCATTCCGCGGAGCCTATGCCTGACACAATTCGGCGATTTGGACCTGTCGGTTGTCTCCGATATGCCGCCCGGTCGCTGCAAAGTGACATCAAGCCGCGTCTATACCGCCGCTGCACGCAAGAAAGCCTGGGAGTTCATCCGCCGCAAACTGCAATCGGGCCGCCAAGCCTACATCGTCTGCCCCCGTGTCCAAGCGAACGAATCAGATGCCGAAACGGAAGACGCCAGCGCCGAAGCGGTGTTCCGCGACTTGAGCGACGGCGAACTGAGCGGCTTTCGCGTGGGCCTCGTGCATGGCCAAATGGATCGTGAACGTAAAGCAGCGGCGATGGAGGCGTTTCGTAGCGGAGAGATTCAGGCAATCGTCTCCACAACTGTGGTCGAAGTCGGCGTCGATGTGCCCAATGCGACGCTGATGGTGATTTACCAGGCCGAGCGGTTCGGACTGTCGCAATTGCACCAACTGCGGGGCCGGATTGCGCGGGGCCGTTTCGATGGTTATTGCTTTTTGTTTTCCGAAACCGACAACCCCGAAGCAGTCAGCCGGCTGCAGGCGATGGAACGCACGGTGAACGGCTTCGAGATTGCCGAGACCGATTTCGAACTCCGCGGCCCGGGCGACGTATTAGGCACGCGTCAACACGGCGACCTTCCGCTCCGCGTCGCCGACCTCACCACCGACGGAGCCGTCCTTCGCGAAGCCCGCAAAGTGGCGTTCCAGCTGGTCGACTCCGGGCGATTCGACGATCCCGATTATGCGCCGCTGAAGATCCGCGTGTTAGAGCGATTCCGCGAACAGATGGATCTGGTCGGCAGTGGTTGAACTGTTCGGCAATGGGTTATTTCGGCGTCGGCATCGGAGCGTTCACGCTTTTCCGCCACTGGTGCAATTGGTCGCGCAACGCGTTTGCCTTGTCCGGCATCTTGGCTGCTAAGTCCTGCTTCTGGCTGAGGTCGTCGCGGAGGTTGTACAGCTCCACGTGATCATCCTCGAAGAACTCCAACAGTTTGTAATCTCCCACGCGGATCGCACCGGCGGGGGTGGTTCGCCAGGTGCCTGCTTTGACATCGGCTTGCAGGTAGCCGGGGAAATGCCAATAGAGCGCCTCGCGATCCAGTTTGGCTTTCCCGCCCGATTTGAGCAGCGGCAAGAAACTGATGCCGTCGAGTTTGTGCGCCGAATCGGGCTGGACGGCGGCCACTTCTAAGAACGTGGGATAGAAATCGATAGAGATCACCGGCTCGTCGCAGACCGTTCCTGCCGGAATCGGTTTAGGCCAACGGATAATCAACGGCACCCGCACGCCCCCTTCGTACAACATTCCCTTGCCGCCGCGCAGTGGAGCATTGTTGGTGATGTTCCGCCCGGTGGAGCCGCCCAATTCACCATATCCGCCCAACCCGCCGTTGTCGGAATAGAAAATCACAATCGTGTTGTCGGCCAGCTTCAACTCATCTAACTTGGCCATGATCCGCCCGACCCCTTCGTCGACGCTGTCAATCATCCCAGCATAGACCGGATTGTGATGTCCGCCGATGGGTGGTTGGCCTTGGAACTTGGCAGTCGAAGTCTCCTTAGCGTGAATCGGAGTGTGGACGGCGTTATGGGGCAGATACAAAAAGAAAGGCTCATCACGATGTCGCTCGATGAACGATACTGCTTGGTCGGTTAAGAAATCAGCCAGATACTCGTCTTCGTCGACTGGCACTGCGGGATCGGTTGTGAAATTAAAATGCCCCCGTGACGCCGAGATGGCCTCGTCGAATCCGCGCTGCGATGGATGGTATTTAGGGCCTTTGCCAAGATGCCATTTACCAAACATACCAGTCACATACCCCGCCTGTTTCATGGCGTCGGCCATGGTAACTTCGCTAAGCGGCAGGTCGGTGATATTCTCGACTGGAATCATCTTGCGGAATTTGTCATCACCCCGAGCGCCGGTACTGACGGTATAGATGCCGTGCCGGGGCGAATAGCGTCCGCTCATCAAACAGGCCCGCGTGGGGGCGCAGTTGGGGGCATTGGTATAGGCACAGGTGAATTTCAGCCCTTGCTCGCTGAGCTGGTCGATGTGGGGCGTTTTGTAGAACTTGCTCCCGTAGCAGCCCAGATCGGTCCACCCTAGGTCGTCGGCGAAAATGAACACAATATTCGGCTTTTCCGTCGCCGCGAAAAGTGGCTCGGTCCAGCCAGCGATCTGGGAGATAACGATAAATATTAAAGCGGCACGGAAAGACATGGCGGTCGAGCCTTTTTGCAGGGGAAACGATGTGGCAACACGACTTAAAATTAGCATGCTCCCAGTCGCCGCACCAGCTTACGCAGGCTGATTTCCCTCTGGAATCCTTTGCCCAACGTGATACCGGAATCTCACGCCAACCAGCGACGACCTCATTCACGTTTGTTAGACTATGAGGATAAAGGAGCGTTAGCGATGTCTGAACCCGACTCCCGCAAATCTCGTATTCCTCGCACCGGGCTATTGATTTTCATTAGCTTAGTGGCGTTGGTGGTTGCCGTCGTATTACCGATCTGGTGGCCGCACTATAAAGAGCAACAGGCGATTGCAGAGCTTGAAGGATTTGTATCCACAGAGCTCGAACGTCCTGCGTTGATCCCGGATGCGGTGGACGAAAAATATTTGCAGGCATTGAATCATGCCGACGTTGTGTATTTAGATTTTCAGCCGGTTACGGCCGAACAACTGAAACGTTTGCAAGATATGCCCAAATTGCGGCGTCTGGGACTGAGTAGCACACCGATTACTGATGCCGGGCTGATTTATATCAGCGAACTGTTGGGGCTGGAACGTCTCTCACTCAGAGAAACCAGCGTCGGTGATGCGGGGATGATTCATTTACGTCAATTGAATCACCTAGCAGCGTTAGATCTCGCGAAAACAAAAGTGACAGATGCCGGGTTGGCGCAGCTAGCTGCGTTGTCGTCCCTGCAAGAATTGACGCTCAATCACACTCAGATCACAGGCAAGGGGTTCTCGCATTTTCATGGTACGACGACCCTCAAACGTGTGAGTCTTGAGAATTGCCCCGTCACAGATACCAGTCTGGAACAAATGGCCGGGCTGACCAGCATCGTCACACTCAACCTCTCCGGTACAAAAATTACCGACGCAGGACTAGCACATCTGGCCAAGTTCACCGAGCTTCAGTCATTGCGTTTGGATTGCAATCAGATATCCGATGCTGGCGCAGCGCATCTAGCAGGCCTCACCAAGTTAAAACACCTGTCCCTGGAAATGACGCAAGTCACGCAGCCTGAGATGGATAAGCTAGCTGAGTCCCTCCCTGGATGCTCGATGGTTTGGACATCCTCTTCGGTTTGGGGAGCTTGCGCGGGAAACGAAGCACCGTAACGCTTTGCCGCAGGTTCCCGCGGATGCTAAATTGGAATCAATGAATTCACAGTGGCCCCCACCTTCCCCCAAGATCTCACCAACGCCTATGTACACCACCCTGATACGCAACGTTTGGATTGGTCTCTCCCTCTGCTTTGGCATCGTCGCGGACAACGCGCGTGCGGCGGGGAATTTTTCGATAACCCAGGCAAAAGACTCGATTACGGTTGCTGACATCAAGGAACATGTCAATGTGCTGGCCAGCGACACGTTCGAGGGACGGGAAGCCGGATCACAGGGCGGGATGGCTGCGGGGGTTTATTTGGGCGAGCAATATCGAAAATACAAATTGGCAGGCGGCACCAAAGACAGCCGCTATTACCAATCCTTCAACGGCAACTACCGCAACATTCTAGGCATGATCCGCGGTACGGACCCCGTCGTTGGGGACGAAGTGGTCATGGTCAGCGCGCATTACGACCATGTGGGATACGGCAACAGCGGAAATAGCCGGGGACCGACCGGCTACATCCACAACGGCGCGGATGATAACGCCAGTGGGACAGCTGCGCTGATCGAATTGGCCGCGGCGATTTCCAACCTCAACACACCACCGCGGCGGACAATACTGTTCGCTTTATGGGATGCCGAGGAAAAAGGATTGTGGGGTTCGGAGCATTGGATCAAATCGCCGACGGTACCCCGTGACAAAGTGAAAATGCTGATCAACGTCGATATGATCGGCCGGTTACGTCGCGGCGTCTTGACCTGTTACGGCGCCCGCACCATTCCCGGACTACGGCGAATTATCAGCGACAACAACCACGTCGAGTCCTTGAAGTTAGATTACACCTGGGAGTTGCCCGACAACAGCGATCATTGGCCGTTTCTGCAGAGGCAAGTGCCGGCGATGATGCTTCACACGGGATTGCACAACGATTACCACACGCCGGCCGACGATCTCGACAAACTGAATTACGACGGAATTCGCGATATTACGCGATTGATGTTTCACGTCACGTGGGACTTGGCCAATCGAGAAGAAATCACCCCCTTTCGTCGCTCTGTATTGGGTGAAACCGTCGCCGTACAAAAGCAAACCGAGCGTGGACTTCCGCCGCGCCCTAGTCGACTGGGGGTACGCTGGAGTGAAGTCGACGCACCATCAGCTGGCATACGCGTGGACCAAATCCGCCCCGTCTCCGCCGCCGCCCGCGCAGGGCTAGTTGTGGGGGATGTGATTATCGAGGTGGGAGGAACAGCGGTGACCAAAGGCAGCGAGTTCCTCGTCGCTGTCTTAGCGGCGGCCAGCCCAACAGAGTTTGTGATTCACCGCGGCGAAGACTCTGAACCGAAAACGATCTCAGTCGCATTGGAAGGGACGCCGACACGGTTAGGGATCAGTTGGCGGATCGATCCCGCCGATCCCGGCTGTCTGGTCCTGACCCGCGTAGTCCCCGGATCACCAGCAGGGCAAGCCGGGTTGCGGTTGAACGACCGAATCTACAAAATTGGGGAACGGGAGGTCGCCGATTTCGAAACGATCGGGGGCGACGCATTTTATCAAACGCCGCAACTGGAATTGCTCGTCGAACG
Coding sequences within it:
- a CDS encoding M20/M25/M40 family metallo-hydrolase, with the translated sequence MYTTLIRNVWIGLSLCFGIVADNARAAGNFSITQAKDSITVADIKEHVNVLASDTFEGREAGSQGGMAAGVYLGEQYRKYKLAGGTKDSRYYQSFNGNYRNILGMIRGTDPVVGDEVVMVSAHYDHVGYGNSGNSRGPTGYIHNGADDNASGTAALIELAAAISNLNTPPRRTILFALWDAEEKGLWGSEHWIKSPTVPRDKVKMLINVDMIGRLRRGVLTCYGARTIPGLRRIISDNNHVESLKLDYTWELPDNSDHWPFLQRQVPAMMLHTGLHNDYHTPADDLDKLNYDGIRDITRLMFHVTWDLANREEITPFRRSVLGETVAVQKQTERGLPPRPSRLGVRWSEVDAPSAGIRVDQIRPVSAAARAGLVVGDVIIEVGGTAVTKGSEFLVAVLAAASPTEFVIHRGEDSEPKTISVALEGTPTRLGISWRIDPADPGCLVLTRVVPGSPAGQAGLRLNDRIYKIGEREVADFETIGGDAFYQTPQLELLVERHGFLKSLDIHIPELPNR
- a CDS encoding leucine-rich repeat domain-containing protein, which codes for MSEPDSRKSRIPRTGLLIFISLVALVVAVVLPIWWPHYKEQQAIAELEGFVSTELERPALIPDAVDEKYLQALNHADVVYLDFQPVTAEQLKRLQDMPKLRRLGLSSTPITDAGLIYISELLGLERLSLRETSVGDAGMIHLRQLNHLAALDLAKTKVTDAGLAQLAALSSLQELTLNHTQITGKGFSHFHGTTTLKRVSLENCPVTDTSLEQMAGLTSIVTLNLSGTKITDAGLAHLAKFTELQSLRLDCNQISDAGAAHLAGLTKLKHLSLEMTQVTQPEMDKLAESLPGCSMVWTSSSVWGACAGNEAP
- the recG gene encoding ATP-dependent DNA helicase RecG, which codes for MSDDPLQTPVQFLKGVGPARAELLEKLDVRTAEDVLFDLPRDYLDLTVVKPVAELEEGQVQTVRGRVVDLDGKKISGNRTLSAVLLDCDGDFVRGVWFNQHWVLKRFQPNDLVLFSAKVKRASGRWEMSHPMIQWLDEEDAEAGGGVLPIYRLTEGLNMQAMRRITRQTLESHAEFVPEELPEKFRQYTDLMPITAALHGVHFPQTIEQRDAARRRLVFQDLLEFQLGLALRRRLRTQQPISAKMPTTSKIDARIRRLFPFEFTAGQNSAVADIVQDLDSGHAMHRLLQADVGAGKTAVAIYATLVAIAAGYQAVLMAPTELLATQHWGTVEAILAHSRVNRLLLTGSLTAGERRQALADISSGAVQLIVGTQAVIQKDVNFDNLGLVVIDEQHKFGVMQRAHFSSGDRVPHVLVMTATPIPRSLCLTQFGDLDLSVVSDMPPGRCKVTSSRVYTAAARKKAWEFIRRKLQSGRQAYIVCPRVQANESDAETEDASAEAVFRDLSDGELSGFRVGLVHGQMDRERKAAAMEAFRSGEIQAIVSTTVVEVGVDVPNATLMVIYQAERFGLSQLHQLRGRIARGRFDGYCFLFSETDNPEAVSRLQAMERTVNGFEIAETDFELRGPGDVLGTRQHGDLPLRVADLTTDGAVLREARKVAFQLVDSGRFDDPDYAPLKIRVLERFREQMDLVGSG
- a CDS encoding sulfatase, yielding MSFRAALIFIVISQIAGWTEPLFAATEKPNIVFIFADDLGWTDLGCYGSKFYKTPHIDQLSEQGLKFTCAYTNAPNCAPTRACLMSGRYSPRHGIYTVSTGARGDDKFRKMIPVENITDLPLSEVTMADAMKQAGYVTGMFGKWHLGKGPKYHPSQRGFDEAISASRGHFNFTTDPAVPVDEDEYLADFLTDQAVSFIERHRDEPFFLYLPHNAVHTPIHAKETSTAKFQGQPPIGGHHNPVYAGMIDSVDEGVGRIMAKLDELKLADNTIVIFYSDNGGLGGYGELGGSTGRNITNNAPLRGGKGMLYEGGVRVPLIIRWPKPIPAGTVCDEPVISIDFYPTFLEVAAVQPDSAHKLDGISFLPLLKSGGKAKLDREALYWHFPGYLQADVKAGTWRTTPAGAIRVGDYKLLEFFEDDHVELYNLRDDLSQKQDLAAKMPDKANALRDQLHQWRKSVNAPMPTPK
- a CDS encoding ankyrin repeat domain-containing protein; translated protein: MAIEFLPFYNAVMPCSTSLPTRIEINALWTGFASPQTSGRLVLRQEADGDWTSHDEVTLALSTVTQGQITRFLNAIDDIATEPDPIRFGRTTAELDYHFGSRRTNDSPTMLIELHNNDHDLRRIRTTSNRAHLLPWTIEGEDGSDNFNPEISIALAAILPDGWMFKERLQSSSRIFDTENEIRAEFEKREQEQVPDDRPIETYEQQMAKFNEAMNQLADATIHGEETEFVKEKRDYTANQLRRLSATELSELVAAGFDLSTSDETGQTALMMAASPPFNREQFEKLIFAGADVNAKRADLMTGIMQACAGGMEKTVPFWINAGADISLRGPHGCTALMLGAKNSEIVRSLLKYGADATYKDNDGDTALDYAMDKLDIMSAGKRLQSIDLLAREIGRVDLLSLKRSLDRAIEASRNTRVHNQVLSSLGKRPMSENIFEGRKKADQSEAIRKYYAGMDEFIDLEITEIELADRIVAVLREIVAEFETSSIG